One genomic segment of Prochlorococcus marinus str. MIT 0919 includes these proteins:
- a CDS encoding GntR family transcriptional regulator has translation MRFHIQQESDIPASSQLYNQICFAIAARHYPPGHRLPSTRQLAMQTGLHRNTISKVYRQLETDGVVEAIAGSGIYVRDQQKQREVKTSSNYRNKGVIDIDQEVRKSVDGLLNAGCTLQQTRELFVKEIDWRLRCGARVLVSTPREDIGASMLIAEELEPNLNVPVEVVPMEELESVLESSNNGTVVTSRYFLQPLEELAKQHGVRAIAVDLSDFRNELSMLKELRAGSCVGIVSISPGILRAAEVILHSMRGNELLLMTANPDVGSRLLALLRAANYVLCDSPSLPLIEHTLRQNRSQLMRMPQIHCAENYLSESTIEQLRKEIGLIK, from the coding sequence GTGAGATTCCATATCCAGCAGGAAAGTGATATTCCTGCATCCAGTCAACTTTATAATCAGATTTGCTTTGCAATAGCAGCTAGGCATTACCCGCCTGGACACAGGCTTCCTAGCACTCGTCAACTCGCAATGCAGACTGGACTGCATAGGAATACTATTAGTAAGGTATATCGACAATTAGAAACTGACGGGGTAGTAGAAGCAATAGCTGGTTCAGGGATATATGTTCGAGATCAACAAAAACAACGCGAAGTCAAAACTTCTTCCAATTATAGAAATAAAGGTGTTATTGATATAGATCAAGAGGTGAGGAAATCTGTTGATGGTCTCCTAAATGCTGGGTGCACACTTCAGCAAACAAGAGAGCTATTTGTGAAAGAAATTGACTGGCGGTTGAGATGTGGTGCCAGGGTATTGGTAAGTACTCCTAGAGAAGATATTGGGGCTTCAATGCTTATAGCCGAAGAACTTGAACCTAACTTAAATGTTCCAGTAGAGGTAGTTCCCATGGAAGAATTAGAAAGTGTACTTGAAAGTTCTAACAATGGAACAGTAGTAACTAGTCGTTATTTTCTTCAACCACTTGAAGAATTAGCTAAGCAGCATGGAGTAAGAGCAATTGCAGTAGACCTTAGTGATTTTCGAAATGAATTATCAATGTTAAAAGAACTGAGAGCAGGTAGTTGTGTTGGAATTGTGAGTATTAGTCCTGGCATTCTCAGAGCTGCGGAAGTAATTCTTCACAGCATGAGAGGCAATGAACTACTACTAATGACAGCTAATCCTGATGTAGGCAGCAGATTACTTGCTCTTTTAAGAGCAGCTAATTACGTCTTATGTGACAGCCCAAGCCTTCCACTAATTGAACATACACTTAGACAAAACAGATCTCAACTTATGCGAATGCCACAAATACATTGTGCTGAAAATTATCTCAGTGAATCAACTATTGAACAACTTCGAAAAGAGATAGGCCTTATCAAATAA
- the miaA gene encoding tRNA (adenosine(37)-N6)-dimethylallyltransferase MiaA produces the protein MSRSKPLIIALIGPTASGKTELGIEIAQKLDLEIHNIDSRQIYMDMDIGTAKPTKAQQQKIRHFLIDLQPPNQQITMHEFKSIAMKSIERGLKKKQIGLLVGGSGLYLKAITRGLCPPAIPAQLSFRKQLKELGQKECHQLLKHCDPISAKSISVSDYPRIIRALEVFYASGQSIHSLRKFHPPEWDIIEIGLNPSNLHERINKRTHSLFDCGLIEETQNLISKYGSTLPLLKTIGYEEASQLINGKIGLDQAITQINQRTNQFAKRQRTWFRGQHDPKWLNEKNPLCEALSLIHNVIG, from the coding sequence ATGTCACGATCTAAACCTCTAATAATTGCTCTGATAGGCCCTACAGCAAGTGGAAAAACAGAACTAGGCATTGAAATTGCTCAAAAACTTGATCTGGAAATCCACAATATTGACTCTCGCCAGATTTATATGGATATGGACATAGGAACAGCAAAACCAACAAAAGCACAACAACAAAAAATCAGGCATTTTTTGATTGATTTACAACCCCCAAATCAACAAATCACCATGCATGAATTCAAAAGCATTGCCATGAAAAGCATTGAGAGGGGTCTCAAAAAAAAGCAAATAGGATTACTAGTAGGAGGAAGCGGTTTGTATCTAAAAGCAATCACTAGGGGATTATGTCCCCCAGCAATTCCTGCCCAATTAAGTTTTAGAAAACAACTTAAGGAACTTGGACAGAAAGAATGCCATCAACTTCTAAAACACTGTGATCCAATTAGTGCAAAATCCATATCAGTCTCTGATTATCCCAGAATCATTAGAGCTTTAGAAGTCTTTTATGCTTCTGGGCAATCCATACATTCTCTGAGAAAATTCCATCCCCCAGAATGGGACATCATCGAAATCGGACTTAATCCAAGCAATCTGCATGAAAGAATAAACAAACGTACTCATTCCTTGTTTGATTGCGGCCTAATTGAAGAAACCCAGAACCTTATCTCTAAGTATGGAAGCACTCTGCCTTTGCTTAAAACAATTGGGTATGAGGAAGCATCGCAACTAATTAATGGCAAGATTGGTTTAGATCAAGCTATAACTCAGATAAATCAAAGAACTAATCAGTTTGCAAAAAGACAAAGAACTTGGTTTCGAGGCCAACACGATCCAAAATGGTTAAATGAGAAAAATCCTCTTTGCGAAGCTCTCTCGTTAATCCATAACGTTATAGGGTGA
- the infC gene encoding translation initiation factor IF-3, translated as MPPRPRFDRRAPVRELPNINDRIKYPKLRVVDADGAQLGVIDREEALTVAQERELDLVLVSEKADPPVCRIMNYGKFKFEQEKKAKEAKKKSHQTEVKEVKMRYKIDKHDYEVRINQTTRFLKAGDKVKCTVIFRGREIQHTNLAESLLSRMAKDLEEQAEIQQAPKREGRNMIMFLTPRKTPLIKNEKETRPSSKAERTIS; from the coding sequence ATGCCACCTCGTCCCCGTTTTGATCGTCGCGCTCCAGTCAGAGAGCTTCCAAACATAAATGACCGTATCAAATATCCAAAGCTTAGGGTAGTTGATGCAGATGGAGCTCAGCTAGGGGTCATTGACCGTGAAGAAGCACTAACAGTAGCTCAAGAAAGAGAACTTGATCTTGTACTAGTTAGTGAAAAAGCTGATCCACCAGTTTGCCGAATTATGAATTATGGCAAATTTAAATTTGAACAAGAAAAAAAAGCAAAGGAAGCAAAGAAAAAATCTCACCAAACTGAAGTTAAAGAAGTCAAAATGCGTTACAAAATTGATAAGCATGACTATGAAGTTCGCATAAATCAGACAACTCGATTTCTAAAAGCTGGAGACAAGGTTAAATGCACAGTCATATTTAGGGGTAGGGAAATTCAACATACAAATCTTGCAGAATCTCTTTTATCAAGAATGGCAAAAGATTTAGAAGAGCAAGCAGAGATTCAGCAAGCCCCTAAAAGGGAAGGGAGAAATATGATCATGTTTTTAACCCCTCGTAAAACTCCGTTAATAAAAAATGAAAAAGAGACACGACCCTCTTCCAAAGCAGAGCGAACTATCTCATAA
- the gyrB gene encoding DNA topoisomerase (ATP-hydrolyzing) subunit B, which produces MSEDSKINKVQAAYGAEQIQVLEGLEPVRKRPGMYIGSTGPRGLHHLVYEVVDNAVDEALAGHCDEILVVLSDDGAASVTDNGRGIPTDIHPRTGKSALETVLTVLHAGGKFGSGGYKVSGGLHGVGVSVVNALSEWVEVTVRRQNKIYQQRFERGAPIGSLSSKSQTNSDKGLTGTTVCFKPDSQIFTSGISFEYATLSSRLRELAYLNGGVRIIFRDERKTAVTLEGNPYEEVYFYQGGIKEYVSYINSEKDALHPEIIYVNSEKDGVQVEAALQWCVDAYSDSILGFANNIRTVDGGTHIEGLKTVLTRTLNSFAKKRGKRKEGDSNLAGENIREGLTVVLSVKVPEPEFEGQTKTKLGNTEVRGIVDTLVGESLSQYLEFNPSVIDLILEKAIQAFNAAEAARRARELVRRKSVLESSTLPGKLADCSSRDPAESEIYIVEGDSAGGSAKQGRDRKFQAILPLRGKILNIEKTDDSKIYKNTEIQALITALGLGIKGEEFSSKNLRYHRVVIMTDADVDGAHIRTLLLTFFYRYQKELVEGGYIYIACPPLYKVERGKTHKYCYNESDLKKTIQGFGEKANYTIQRFKGLGEMMPKQLWETTMDPSKRMMKKVEIEDALEADRIFTILMGDKVAPRRHFIETHSVELDLTSLDI; this is translated from the coding sequence ATGAGTGAAGATTCCAAGATTAATAAAGTTCAAGCTGCTTATGGCGCTGAGCAAATACAAGTTCTAGAAGGACTAGAACCTGTAAGAAAAAGACCAGGTATGTATATAGGCTCTACCGGGCCAAGAGGTTTGCATCATCTTGTTTATGAAGTTGTAGATAACGCTGTAGACGAAGCACTTGCTGGACATTGTGATGAAATATTGGTTGTTCTTTCTGATGATGGTGCAGCATCTGTCACTGATAATGGCAGGGGTATACCTACCGATATTCATCCGAGGACCGGCAAGAGTGCTTTGGAGACCGTATTAACTGTTTTGCATGCAGGAGGCAAGTTTGGCAGTGGAGGTTATAAGGTCTCTGGAGGGCTACATGGAGTAGGTGTTTCAGTTGTAAATGCTTTGAGCGAATGGGTTGAAGTAACTGTTCGTAGGCAAAATAAAATCTATCAGCAGAGATTTGAGAGGGGTGCGCCTATTGGTTCACTTAGCTCTAAATCACAAACTAACTCTGATAAAGGATTGACGGGTACTACTGTTTGTTTTAAACCTGATAGTCAAATCTTTACTAGTGGCATTAGTTTTGAATATGCAACGCTTTCATCAAGGTTAAGAGAATTAGCTTATTTAAATGGAGGTGTTCGAATTATTTTTCGTGATGAAAGAAAAACAGCTGTAACACTCGAGGGTAACCCTTATGAGGAAGTTTATTTTTATCAAGGTGGTATTAAAGAGTATGTTTCGTATATAAATTCAGAAAAAGATGCTTTACATCCAGAGATAATTTATGTCAATTCAGAAAAAGATGGAGTTCAAGTAGAAGCTGCTTTGCAATGGTGTGTAGATGCCTATTCGGATAGCATTCTTGGTTTTGCAAACAATATTCGCACTGTTGATGGTGGAACTCATATAGAAGGTTTGAAAACAGTTTTAACTCGTACGCTTAATTCTTTTGCTAAGAAAAGAGGAAAGCGTAAAGAGGGCGATTCAAATTTAGCCGGAGAAAATATACGTGAAGGATTAACTGTTGTGCTTTCTGTTAAAGTTCCAGAACCTGAATTTGAAGGGCAGACTAAAACTAAATTAGGAAATACAGAAGTACGAGGAATTGTAGATACTCTTGTTGGCGAGTCTTTAAGTCAATATTTAGAATTTAACCCTTCAGTTATTGATTTAATTTTAGAGAAAGCAATTCAAGCATTTAATGCTGCAGAGGCAGCTAGAAGAGCTAGAGAGCTAGTTCGCAGAAAAAGTGTTTTAGAGAGTTCTACTCTTCCTGGGAAATTGGCAGATTGCAGCTCTCGAGATCCTGCAGAGTCAGAGATTTATATTGTTGAGGGTGATTCGGCTGGAGGTTCTGCTAAGCAAGGCAGAGATAGAAAATTTCAAGCAATTCTTCCATTGAGAGGTAAAATTCTAAATATTGAGAAAACAGATGACTCGAAGATTTATAAAAATACTGAGATTCAGGCATTAATTACTGCCTTAGGCTTAGGGATCAAAGGAGAGGAGTTTTCTTCCAAAAACCTTAGATATCATCGTGTTGTGATTATGACCGATGCTGATGTTGATGGTGCACATATCCGTACGCTTTTACTTACTTTTTTCTATCGTTATCAAAAAGAATTAGTTGAGGGTGGATATATTTATATTGCGTGCCCACCTTTGTATAAGGTTGAGAGAGGCAAGACCCATAAGTATTGTTATAACGAATCAGATTTAAAGAAAACAATTCAAGGGTTTGGAGAAAAGGCAAATTATACAATTCAGAGATTTAAAGGTCTTGGTGAAATGATGCCAAAGCAATTATGGGAAACAACTATGGATCCTTCTAAAAGGATGATGAAAAAAGTTGAAATAGAAGATGCGCTTGAAGCAGACAGAATTTTTACAATACTTATGGGGGATAAGGTTGCGCCAAGACGGCATTTTATTGAGACTCATAGTGTTGAGCTTGACCTCACTTCTTTAGATATTTAA
- the cysE gene encoding serine O-acetyltransferase gives MLKAIKSDIAIIRERDPAARGLLEIILCYPGFQAIFLHRISHRIWKLGIPLLPRLLSQATRSLTGIEIHPGAQIGKGVFIDHGMGVVIGETTEIGNRCLLYQGVTLGGTGKDHGKRHPTLAENVVIGAGAKVLGAIKVGTNTRIGAGSVVVRDVEADSTVVGIPGRVVHQSGVRINPLAHSALPDTEANVIRNLMERIDYLEGQVNAMNNALKVLVDDNNSNNVSPGKAQSLKDKEIIEFLGD, from the coding sequence ATGCTTAAAGCCATCAAATCAGACATAGCAATCATTCGAGAAAGAGATCCTGCAGCTAGAGGACTACTCGAAATTATTCTTTGCTACCCAGGCTTTCAAGCCATCTTTCTTCATAGAATTAGTCATCGGATATGGAAGTTGGGAATTCCTCTTCTGCCAAGACTGCTTAGCCAAGCAACACGATCATTAACGGGTATTGAAATACATCCAGGAGCTCAAATTGGTAAAGGAGTTTTTATCGATCATGGAATGGGAGTAGTAATAGGGGAAACAACTGAAATAGGCAATAGATGTCTGCTATACCAAGGTGTTACTCTTGGTGGTACCGGCAAAGATCACGGCAAAAGACATCCCACATTGGCAGAAAATGTAGTAATAGGTGCTGGTGCCAAAGTACTAGGAGCTATAAAAGTCGGGACTAATACCAGAATAGGTGCTGGCTCTGTTGTAGTGAGAGATGTAGAAGCTGATAGTACAGTTGTAGGAATCCCAGGCCGAGTTGTCCATCAAAGTGGAGTACGTATTAATCCTTTAGCTCACTCTGCTTTGCCTGATACAGAAGCAAACGTCATAAGAAACCTTATGGAAAGAATTGATTATCTCGAAGGCCAAGTCAATGCTATGAATAACGCCTTGAAAGTTCTTGTTGACGATAATAATTCTAATAATGTTTCTCCTGGCAAAGCTCAGAGTTTAAAGGACAAGGAAATTATTGAATTTTTAGGAGATTAG